A genomic window from Flavobacterium sp. I3-2 includes:
- a CDS encoding RNA 2'-phosphotransferase yields MKSTQEKTSKLISYWLRHNPEDANISVDAFGWAEINDVLKALNQNNIEINTNQLLELNQSFDKIRWEIDLETHKIRATHGHSFSVILNETEEIPPEILYHGTAVTSLSSIIQNGILTMNRQYVHLSETLEMATKVAKRHGKPFIIEIDTEELLKAGFKFYKTSENVWLTKKIPPQYLNFEPWCSTKDENNHYINELKREIGNRILHKLYFHLNDLELVWTTGTCDDTLFRDNKTGKHYMVHLTYTNKAQEIKGYPSFDTYKSFEDWLENGLYKDQQYYYNFE; encoded by the coding sequence TTGAAATCAACCCAAGAAAAAACGAGTAAATTAATCAGTTATTGGTTACGTCACAATCCTGAAGATGCAAACATTTCTGTTGATGCATTTGGTTGGGCAGAAATTAATGATGTTTTAAAAGCTTTAAATCAAAACAATATCGAAATAAACACCAATCAATTACTAGAATTGAATCAATCTTTTGATAAAATACGATGGGAAATCGATTTAGAAACACATAAAATTAGAGCAACGCACGGACATTCGTTTTCTGTTATTCTAAATGAAACTGAAGAAATTCCGCCAGAAATCTTATATCACGGAACAGCCGTTACTTCATTATCGAGTATAATCCAAAATGGCATTTTAACCATGAACAGACAATACGTTCATTTGTCCGAAACTCTTGAAATGGCTACCAAAGTTGCCAAAAGACATGGAAAACCTTTTATAATCGAAATTGATACCGAAGAACTTTTAAAAGCCGGATTTAAATTTTATAAAACCAGTGAAAATGTTTGGCTTACGAAAAAAATTCCACCTCAATATCTCAACTTCGAACCTTGGTGTTCAACAAAGGACGAAAATAATCATTATATAAACGAATTAAAAAGAGAAATTGGGAACAGAATTTTACATAAATTATATTTTCATTTAAATGATTTAGAATTAGTTTGGACAACTGGCACTTGTGACGATACTTTATTTAGAGATAACAAAACCGGAAAGCATTATATGGTTCATTTGACATATACAAATAAAGCACAAGAAATTAAAGGTTATCCAAGTTTTGATACCTACAAATCATTTGAAGATTGGTTAGAAAATGGATTGTACAAAGACCAACAATATTATTATAATTTTGAATAA
- a CDS encoding DUF695 domain-containing protein, which translates to MDILKTLLNENQKLYDNQAYENFWNWFIKNESTFFETVKSRENIESDFFELLSPELNKINEGIYFLTGMFNENKAELILTPDGILKNFFFIEELIKKAPELPNWKFTALKQPNEIDNIGIKMGDYTFDSETLSFYPIEHPAYPDEVELVVVHNDFKEEDKRQIGNGTFIFLDNFLGELNSVTTIDYLTVTSKDKAEKELIPIEKLKDYLIWREKEFIEKYHGIRYNTENDNYSSLKATLENGLPLIAIVNSTLLNWDSKASHPWILKITIKYDGSENNGFPEEDTYQLMDVFEDEINLELKDFEGYLNIGRETADGERIVFFACNDFRKPSKVLNNLTKKFSDKLDVSYDIYKDKYWRSLEQYRPN; encoded by the coding sequence ATGGATATTTTAAAAACCTTATTAAATGAAAATCAAAAGTTATACGATAATCAAGCTTATGAAAACTTTTGGAATTGGTTCATTAAAAATGAATCTACTTTTTTTGAAACCGTGAAATCTCGTGAAAATATAGAATCCGATTTTTTTGAATTACTTTCTCCTGAACTAAATAAAATAAACGAAGGCATCTATTTCTTAACTGGTATGTTTAACGAAAATAAAGCGGAACTTATTTTAACTCCGGATGGTATTTTAAAAAACTTTTTTTTCATTGAAGAACTTATTAAAAAAGCACCCGAATTACCCAATTGGAAATTTACAGCGCTTAAACAACCAAATGAAATTGACAATATCGGAATCAAAATGGGTGATTATACTTTTGATAGCGAAACGCTTTCGTTCTATCCGATAGAACATCCTGCTTATCCAGATGAAGTAGAATTGGTAGTTGTACATAATGACTTCAAAGAAGAAGACAAAAGACAAATTGGAAATGGTACTTTTATCTTTTTAGACAATTTTCTTGGCGAATTAAATTCTGTTACCACGATAGATTATTTAACAGTTACATCAAAAGACAAAGCTGAAAAAGAATTAATTCCAATCGAAAAACTAAAAGATTATTTAATTTGGAGAGAAAAAGAATTTATCGAAAAGTACCACGGCATACGTTACAACACAGAAAATGATAATTATTCGAGCTTGAAAGCAACATTAGAGAATGGATTACCTTTGATTGCTATTGTAAATTCTACCTTATTAAATTGGGACAGTAAAGCTTCGCATCCTTGGATTTTAAAAATTACTATCAAATACGATGGTTCCGAAAACAATGGATTTCCAGAAGAAGATACTTATCAATTGATGGATGTTTTTGAAGATGAAATTAATCTAGAACTAAAAGATTTTGAAGGTTATCTTAATATCGGAAGAGAAACTGCTGATGGAGAACGAATTGTCTTTTTTGCTTGCAATGATTTCAGAAAACCGTCTAAAGTTTTAAATAATTTAACTAAGAAATTTTCTGATAAATTAGATGTTTCATATGATATCTATAAAGATAAATATTGGCGTTCACTTGAACAATATAGACCAAACTAA
- a CDS encoding M48 family metallopeptidase: protein MKNYKITLMLLLGTLMIGCATNPFTGKKTMALVGNNELFTSSFQQYGEFIKENKVVTGTADAQLVNKVGEKIKKAAETYLKANGYSNYLKDYKWEYKLVQDKAANAWCMPGGKIVVYTGILPITKTESGLATVMGHEVAHALANHGQQRMSANVVQQLGAAGLSAATANSSAQTQELAMAAYGGGSNLIGVLPFSRKHETEADDIGLLLMAIAGYNPSDAVSFWERMAKQGGSSQPEFLSTHPSNTTRINNLKEQIPIVKRDAAKYKMK, encoded by the coding sequence ATGAAAAATTATAAAATTACCCTAATGTTGTTGCTTGGTACACTGATGATTGGGTGTGCAACGAATCCTTTTACTGGAAAAAAAACAATGGCTTTGGTTGGAAATAATGAATTATTTACTTCATCTTTTCAACAATACGGAGAATTTATTAAAGAAAATAAAGTAGTTACTGGAACAGCAGATGCTCAGTTGGTTAATAAAGTTGGAGAGAAAATTAAAAAAGCAGCAGAAACTTATTTAAAAGCTAATGGATATTCAAATTATCTAAAAGATTACAAATGGGAATATAAATTGGTACAAGATAAAGCAGCAAATGCTTGGTGTATGCCTGGTGGAAAAATTGTTGTTTACACGGGTATTTTACCAATTACCAAAACAGAATCTGGTTTAGCAACTGTTATGGGACATGAAGTTGCTCATGCTTTGGCAAATCATGGCCAGCAACGTATGAGTGCTAATGTAGTACAACAATTAGGCGCAGCAGGTTTAAGTGCAGCCACTGCAAATTCGAGTGCTCAAACCCAAGAATTGGCTATGGCTGCTTACGGTGGAGGGTCAAATTTGATAGGAGTTTTACCTTTTAGTAGAAAACACGAAACGGAGGCGGATGATATTGGTTTGTTATTAATGGCAATCGCTGGATATAATCCTTCAGACGCAGTTTCTTTTTGGGAACGCATGGCAAAACAAGGTGGAAGTTCACAACCAGAATTTTTGAGTACGCATCCAAGTAATACAACGCGTATTAATAATTTGAAAGAACAAATTCCTATTGTTAAAAGAGATGCAGCAAAATATAAAATGAAATAA
- a CDS encoding ATP-dependent Clp protease proteolytic subunit produces MEKQNEKVEIKTPPKLFNETQSVINSISEMIDGDFISYWISVNSSIVRDDVIAFYEILKNNRKRDKLYLFIKSSGGSGEASLRIVNLLRKYYKEIVAFIPLDCASAATMLALGADSIKMGPLAYLTAIDTSITHHLSPLDNFNNRVSVSQNELSRVLNLWDSNKNENDTNPFSVIYNHIHPLVIGSVDRATSLSIKLTTDILSYHMKDINEAERISNTLNAEYPSHSYPITIVEAQKIGLNAQELPDEVNTKLFELNQLYSEMAQLAYTDYDEVNYHDNEILKIIEGANAKLFYQKDKDWHYRTEERRWVPMNDESSWRKMELENNEITEKSFYVG; encoded by the coding sequence ATGGAAAAACAAAACGAAAAGGTGGAAATCAAAACACCTCCAAAATTATTTAACGAAACGCAATCTGTAATTAACTCTATTTCAGAAATGATTGATGGAGATTTTATCAGTTATTGGATTTCAGTTAACAGTTCAATCGTTCGAGATGATGTTATCGCATTTTACGAAATTCTAAAAAACAATCGTAAAAGAGATAAACTTTATCTATTTATCAAAAGTAGCGGAGGTTCAGGCGAAGCTTCTTTAAGAATCGTAAACTTACTAAGAAAATACTACAAAGAAATTGTGGCATTTATCCCTTTAGATTGTGCTTCTGCTGCAACAATGTTGGCACTTGGAGCAGATTCTATCAAAATGGGACCATTAGCATATTTGACTGCAATTGACACTTCGATTACGCATCATTTATCACCATTAGATAATTTCAACAATAGAGTTAGCGTAAGCCAAAATGAATTGAGTCGTGTTTTAAACCTTTGGGATTCGAACAAAAATGAAAACGATACCAATCCGTTTTCTGTAATTTATAATCACATTCATCCTTTGGTAATCGGTTCTGTTGACCGAGCAACGTCGCTGTCAATCAAATTAACTACAGATATTCTTTCATATCACATGAAAGATATCAACGAAGCAGAACGAATTAGTAATACGTTAAATGCAGAATATCCATCGCATTCTTATCCAATTACGATTGTCGAAGCTCAAAAAATTGGATTGAACGCACAAGAATTACCTGATGAGGTTAATACAAAATTATTCGAATTGAATCAATTGTACTCTGAAATGGCGCAACTTGCTTATACAGATTATGATGAAGTTAATTATCATGACAACGAAATTCTAAAAATAATTGAAGGTGCAAATGCAAAATTGTTTTATCAAAAAGATAAAGATTGGCATTACCGAACTGAAGAAAGACGTTGGGTTCCAATGAACGACGAAAGTAGTTGGAGAAAAATGGAACTTGAAAATAATGAAATTACAGAGAAAAGTTTCTATGTAGGATAA
- a CDS encoding TQO small subunit DoxD, with translation MKYNIENPATKAGLYTLALRWVIGWTYFSAFWRRLILENKLIPDEAGYIGEKFNHFLPNALGIKPIIEYLVSNPDALLYSMISFTIIEAIVGLFIILGLFTRLMSIGVMMLASGILLGSGWLGTTCLDEWQIGVLGIAGGFAIFLSGSGKYSLDQYLINKKFSFSNKKWFSILASGNLPINKINRFVLIISIGIIGLTLYTNQYFHGGVFGKLHNKSVKPKVEISNVYIENSKLNFQLFRVEGADVYGSFLIGIQLLDDQNRIIKELNQNDLSKFPIQHISNHYVSKIKPGKHSLVLPLGAKADLFIELSETEIKQIQSIKLIDISGIEWTEKINSKQ, from the coding sequence ATGAAATACAACATTGAAAATCCTGCTACAAAAGCTGGTCTTTATACTTTGGCATTACGTTGGGTAATCGGCTGGACCTATTTTTCTGCATTTTGGCGCCGTTTAATTTTAGAAAACAAACTAATTCCTGACGAAGCTGGTTATATCGGAGAAAAATTCAATCATTTTCTTCCCAATGCGTTAGGCATAAAACCAATAATTGAATATCTAGTTTCAAATCCAGATGCTTTACTCTATTCAATGATTTCGTTTACCATCATCGAAGCCATTGTAGGATTATTTATAATTTTAGGATTATTCACACGTTTAATGAGCATTGGTGTTATGATGCTCGCATCCGGAATATTATTAGGTTCTGGTTGGCTGGGAACAACCTGCTTAGATGAATGGCAAATTGGAGTTTTAGGAATTGCAGGTGGTTTTGCAATCTTTCTATCAGGAAGTGGAAAATATTCATTAGATCAATATTTAATCAATAAAAAATTCAGCTTTTCAAACAAAAAATGGTTTTCAATTTTAGCATCAGGTAATTTACCTATCAACAAAATCAATCGTTTTGTTTTGATTATTTCCATCGGAATAATTGGATTAACGCTTTACACCAATCAATATTTTCATGGAGGTGTTTTTGGAAAACTTCACAATAAATCTGTTAAACCAAAGGTTGAAATTTCAAATGTGTATATCGAAAATTCAAAATTAAATTTTCAATTATTCAGAGTTGAAGGCGCAGATGTTTATGGATCATTCTTGATCGGAATACAACTTTTAGATGATCAAAATAGAATCATCAAGGAATTAAACCAAAATGATTTATCAAAATTTCCGATTCAACATATTTCAAATCATTACGTTTCAAAAATTAAACCAGGAAAACACAGTTTAGTTTTACCGCTTGGTGCAAAAGCAGATTTATTTATTGAACTTTCTGAAACAGAAATTAAACAAATTCAATCGATAAAATTAATTGATATCAGCGGAATTGAATGGACTGAGAAAATAAATTCTAAACAATAA
- a CDS encoding DUF4240 domain-containing protein: protein MKRNFINQSELSNKFWNIEYEGKIQKITFGKTGTKGRETIKEFETSKKCSEESEKLIKQKIGKGYFELNETDEIPDKIELSQEEKSEIYFWDAIEKSNKKKNAKWNEYDVDEHLENLTNYLSKFGKERLILFEKTLQEKLSQLYTAEIAELSIILECDFKKENEIYIFDDYLSDDGFIYFRCWLILKGKDFFSEISKDIQAFVNGKYSFNIGDTWAEGLLYVADEAYSENHENEDESEIRDAVFKTNPEINYDSLERTMNREIYSGEKLHSKYKKLVEEICELKSK from the coding sequence ATGAAAAGAAATTTTATTAATCAATCGGAACTTTCCAATAAATTTTGGAACATTGAATACGAAGGAAAAATACAGAAAATAACTTTCGGAAAAACAGGTACCAAAGGACGAGAAACAATCAAAGAATTTGAAACATCTAAAAAATGTAGTGAAGAATCTGAAAAATTAATCAAACAAAAAATAGGTAAAGGATATTTTGAATTAAATGAAACAGATGAAATTCCAGATAAAATAGAACTTTCACAAGAAGAAAAATCCGAAATTTATTTTTGGGATGCCATCGAAAAATCAAATAAAAAGAAAAATGCAAAATGGAATGAATATGATGTAGATGAGCATTTAGAAAACCTTACAAATTATCTCTCAAAATTCGGAAAAGAACGATTAATACTATTTGAGAAAACACTTCAAGAAAAACTTAGTCAACTTTATACAGCAGAAATTGCAGAACTTTCAATCATTCTAGAATGCGATTTCAAAAAAGAAAATGAGATTTATATTTTTGATGATTATCTTTCTGATGATGGATTTATTTATTTTAGATGTTGGTTGATTTTGAAAGGTAAAGATTTTTTCAGTGAAATCTCAAAAGATATTCAAGCCTTTGTAAACGGAAAATATAGTTTTAATATTGGAGATACTTGGGCCGAAGGTTTGTTATATGTTGCTGATGAAGCATATTCTGAAAATCATGAAAACGAAGATGAATCCGAAATCAGAGATGCAGTTTTTAAAACAAATCCTGAGATAAATTATGATAGCTTAGAGCGAACAATGAATCGTGAAATTTATAGCGGAGAAAAGTTACATTCTAAATACAAAAAACTTGTAGAAGAAATATGTGAACTTAAAAGTAAATAA
- a CDS encoding MFS transporter: protein MKEFIKGNKKTLNAWAFYDWANSVYALVISSSIFPLFYGALFRIKGLNTASFFGIETPSESIISYVTAIGFLFVAFASPILSGVADYLGNKKFFLKLFCTIGSLSCMALYFFDLESLTLGLFFYTTALVGFWGSLVFYNSYLPDLAFPEQQDAISAKGYSLGYIGSVILLLINLAMLMKYESFGFENELEAMRVSFLLVGIWWLGFSQITYKYLPDFRNDKKIERHVFFSGIKELKKVFHKLGDFPALKRYLTAFFVYSMAVQTVMIIAAYFGEKEVLWESDEQRTSGLIISILLIQLIAVLGAILTSKISAKFGNVNTLISINILWILICIYAYTVQTPVQFYIAASCVGLVMGGIQSLSRSTYSKMLPENIDTTSLFSFYDVTEKIGIVIGMMMYGLVTQITGKVQNAILFLAIFFIVGVVLLFNLKKVTKV, encoded by the coding sequence ATGAAAGAATTTATAAAAGGTAATAAAAAAACATTGAATGCTTGGGCATTTTACGATTGGGCAAACTCCGTTTACGCATTGGTGATTTCGTCTTCGATTTTTCCATTGTTTTATGGTGCTTTATTTCGAATCAAAGGTTTAAATACAGCTTCTTTTTTTGGAATCGAAACACCAAGTGAATCAATAATCAGTTACGTTACAGCCATTGGATTTTTGTTTGTTGCTTTTGCATCGCCAATTCTTTCTGGTGTCGCTGATTATTTGGGTAATAAAAAGTTTTTCTTGAAATTATTTTGTACAATTGGTTCACTTTCTTGTATGGCTTTGTATTTTTTTGATTTAGAAAGTTTAACACTAGGATTGTTTTTTTATACAACTGCATTAGTAGGTTTTTGGGGAAGTTTGGTGTTTTATAATTCCTATCTACCAGACTTAGCTTTTCCAGAACAACAAGATGCTATTAGCGCAAAAGGATATTCATTAGGTTACATCGGAAGTGTAATTTTACTTTTGATTAATTTAGCAATGTTGATGAAATATGAATCGTTTGGTTTTGAAAATGAATTAGAAGCAATGCGCGTTTCTTTCCTATTAGTAGGTATTTGGTGGTTAGGTTTCAGCCAAATTACCTATAAATATTTACCCGATTTCAGAAACGATAAAAAAATTGAACGTCATGTTTTCTTTTCGGGAATTAAAGAATTAAAAAAAGTATTTCATAAACTTGGAGATTTTCCTGCATTAAAACGATATTTGACTGCTTTTTTTGTTTATAGCATGGCCGTTCAGACTGTAATGATTATTGCAGCTTATTTTGGTGAAAAAGAAGTTCTTTGGGAATCTGATGAACAACGTACAAGCGGTTTAATCATAAGTATTTTATTGATACAATTAATTGCAGTGTTAGGTGCGATTTTGACCTCAAAAATTTCAGCAAAATTCGGAAATGTAAATACTTTGATTTCGATAAACATTTTATGGATTTTGATTTGTATATATGCTTATACGGTTCAAACACCTGTTCAATTCTATATCGCAGCTTCGTGTGTTGGTTTGGTAATGGGAGGAATTCAGTCACTTTCACGGTCAACTTATTCAAAGATGTTACCAGAAAATATAGACACAACTTCATTGTTTAGTTTTTATGATGTAACTGAAAAAATTGGAATCGTAATTGGTATGATGATGTATGGTTTGGTAACACAAATTACAGGAAAAGTTCAAAATGCTATTTTGTTTTTAGCAATCTTTTTCATCGTTGGAGTAGTATTGCTTTTCAATTTAAAAAAAGTTACTAAAGTCTAA
- a CDS encoding response regulator transcription factor translates to METLINKKILLVEDDPNFGAILKDYLVMNDFDVTLAKNGMEGFEKFKKDTFDLCILDVMMPYKDGFTLAREIRDKNKEIPIVFLTAKTMKEDVLKGYKVGADDYLNKPFDSEVLLMKIRAIMQRKTSEVKSDNTKFEFQIGAFHLNSKLRFLTFENDEPIKLSPKENELLKMLALYENDLMPREVALTKIWRDDNYFTSRSMDVYIAKLRKYLKQDENVEILNIHGEGFRLVVKNKE, encoded by the coding sequence ATGGAAACATTAATTAACAAAAAAATTCTTCTTGTAGAAGACGATCCAAATTTCGGAGCTATTTTAAAAGATTATTTAGTAATGAATGATTTTGATGTCACTCTTGCTAAAAATGGAATGGAAGGTTTTGAAAAATTTAAAAAAGATACTTTTGATTTATGCATTTTAGACGTAATGATGCCTTATAAAGATGGATTTACGCTAGCTAGAGAGATTAGAGATAAGAATAAAGAAATTCCTATCGTTTTCTTAACAGCTAAAACAATGAAAGAAGATGTATTAAAAGGTTACAAAGTAGGAGCTGACGATTATCTAAACAAACCTTTTGATTCTGAAGTTTTATTGATGAAAATCAGAGCTATTATGCAAAGAAAAACGTCAGAAGTTAAATCTGATAATACGAAATTTGAATTCCAAATTGGAGCATTTCATTTGAATTCTAAGCTTCGTTTCTTAACTTTCGAAAATGATGAGCCAATAAAATTATCTCCTAAAGAGAATGAATTATTAAAAATGTTAGCGCTTTACGAAAATGATTTAATGCCAAGAGAAGTTGCATTAACTAAAATTTGGAGAGACGATAATTATTTTACATCTCGTAGTATGGACGTTTATATTGCTAAATTACGTAAGTATTTGAAACAAGATGAAAACGTTGAAATCTTAAACATTCACGGTGAAGGTTTTAGATTAGTAGTAAAAAATAAAGAATAG
- a CDS encoding short-chain dehydrogenase: MKFINKIIIIIFICLSISCSSDKTDEFLLEKDRIELEKSLDSYQVTTYKFGKILLRASIENDTISEDFQKFKSDLDRIFNIIINKEKNNENISLIEYISIYRDFKKMQNFILKTDEDVFPTLTDAIRIAYGDTLNQRKKFYEGDEKEYVQNMEHAVLSAVVILSKDLGKEISLYECSKTKPEFLPDSEIKTLLQFYRGFLFFEKGYLYLSEDEFSRNIEWLNKNKNVELPYTKAFFQWGNLNNTQTHIAFHSMNHLFRGIDRLRMERKIDEERALEDFEVFINDANEIGLNNEIVWSVETYLYLKKEDNEKTIAALTKLKSSELLTADEKKGIDESIAYIKNRNPEKVLNGFYDKFFIGKIATKYIFNVLSKIDWKKILKENNVPKTDEMFQLIDNFKEINNKITNYSNKETLKETSDEVKKAGENVLDKIGGLIK; encoded by the coding sequence ATGAAGTTCATAAATAAAATCATCATTATCATTTTTATTTGTTTAAGCATAAGTTGTTCAAGCGATAAAACAGATGAATTTTTACTTGAAAAAGACCGAATCGAACTTGAAAAAAGTTTAGATTCTTATCAAGTAACTACCTATAAATTCGGAAAAATATTATTGCGAGCTTCCATTGAAAACGACACGATTTCAGAAGATTTTCAGAAATTTAAATCGGATTTAGATCGTATTTTTAATATCATCATAAATAAAGAAAAAAACAACGAAAACATTTCTTTGATAGAATATATTTCTATTTATCGGGATTTTAAAAAAATGCAAAATTTCATTTTAAAAACAGATGAAGATGTATTTCCAACATTGACCGACGCAATTAGGATTGCATATGGCGATACATTAAATCAAAGAAAAAAATTTTACGAAGGTGACGAAAAAGAATATGTTCAAAACATGGAACATGCCGTGCTTAGTGCTGTTGTAATTCTTAGCAAAGATTTAGGAAAAGAAATTTCGCTTTATGAATGTTCAAAAACCAAACCTGAATTTCTACCCGATTCTGAAATTAAAACTTTACTTCAATTTTATCGTGGTTTTCTATTTTTTGAAAAAGGATATTTATATTTATCTGAAGACGAATTTTCTAGAAACATCGAATGGTTAAACAAAAATAAAAATGTAGAATTACCTTATACTAAAGCCTTTTTTCAATGGGGAAATTTGAATAATACGCAAACACATATTGCTTTTCATTCCATGAATCATCTCTTCAGAGGAATTGACCGTTTACGAATGGAACGCAAAATAGATGAAGAAAGAGCTCTTGAAGATTTTGAAGTTTTTATAAATGATGCAAATGAAATTGGTTTAAATAACGAAATTGTTTGGTCAGTTGAAACCTATCTGTATCTAAAAAAAGAAGACAACGAAAAAACAATCGCAGCTTTAACTAAATTAAAAAGTAGTGAATTACTAACTGCTGATGAAAAAAAGGGAATTGATGAATCTATTGCATACATCAAAAATAGAAATCCAGAAAAGGTTTTGAACGGATTTTACGACAAGTTTTTTATTGGTAAAATAGCAACTAAATACATATTCAATGTACTTTCTAAAATCGATTGGAAAAAAATTCTAAAAGAAAACAATGTTCCCAAAACAGACGAAATGTTCCAATTGATTGATAACTTCAAAGAAATTAATAACAAAATCACAAATTATTCCAATAAAGAAACCTTAAAAGAAACATCTGATGAGGTAAAAAAAGCAGGCGAAAATGTTTTGGATAAAATTGGAGGTTTAATAAAATAA